The sequence TTTTTTGGCGCCATGCTCCGGTTTGCCGTCTCGAAAAAACTGAACCAGGACGCTCATGCACCAGTCGGCACCTTGGCCGTGAACCTTTTTGGCTGCCTGCTGATCGGGTTTGTCATGAGGCTTCAGCTGCCGGGACCGATCACATTCTTTCTCGTGTCCGGGTTCGCCGGCTCCCTTACAACGTTCTCCACGTGGATCAAAGAGGGGATCGGCATGATGCGGCTCGGGAAGTACGGCAGATCGATCCTCTACCTGGCCGGCTCCGTCCTGTTCGGTCTGCTGTTCACCGCTGCAGGTTATGTCACAGGAGGATTTTTCACAGGCTGACAGTTTAGCGGGAAAGTCTCCGGGAATAGAGGATAGACAGCTATTCTTGAATGGAGGCGGAACAGTGCAAAACGAAAAAGACATGCAGAACGAAAAGCATCGCCAGCTCGAGACGTTTCGTTCCAATGACCATAACAAATCGATGACGACGAACCAGGGACTGAAAGTTTCGGAGGATGAGCATTCGCTGAAAGCGGGTGACCGCGGGCCGACCCTGATGGAAGACTTCCATTTCCGTGAAAAGATGACGCACTTCGATCACGAGCGTATCCCTGAGCGGGTCGTGCACGCGAGAGGGTATGCCGCGCACGGTGAGTTTGAACTGTACGAGTCGATGAGCGAGTATACGAAGGCCGGCTTCCTTCAGACGCCTGGAAAGAAAACACCGGTCTTCACACGGTTCTCGACTGTTGCCGGAAGCCGCGGTTCCGCGGAAACGGTGCGTGACGTCCGCGGATTTGCCGTGAAGTTCTATACGGAAGAAGGGAATTATGATCTCGTCGGCAACAATATGCCGGTATTCTTCATCCAGGATGCCATCAAATTCCCTGACCTCGTCCATGCCGTGAAGCCGGAACCGCATAATGAGATGCCGCAGGCGGCGTCCGCCCACGATACGTTCTGGGATTTTGTTGCGAACAACCAGGAATCCGCACATATGATCATGTGGCATATGTCCGATCGTGCGATTCCGAGAAGTTTCCGCATGATGGAAGGGTTCGGCGTACATACCTTCCGGTTCATCAACGCGGAAGGGAAATCTCATTTTGTCAAATTCCATTGGAAGCCGAAACTGGGCGTCCACTCGCTCGTCTGGGATGAGGCCCAGAAAGTGAGCGGGAAAGATCCGGATTTCCACCGCCGGGATCTTTGGGAAAGTATCGAGAACGGTGATTATCCGGAATGGGAGCTTGGTGTGCAGATCGTACCGGAGGAAGATGAGTTCAATTTCGAATTCGATATTCTGGATCCGACAAAAATCTGGCCGGAAGAGGATGTGCCGGTCAAGCTCATCGGAAAGATGACGCTCAACCGGAATGTGGACAATGTATTCGCCGAAACGGAACAGGTGGCATTCCATCCCGGCCATGTCGTGCCGGGCATCGATTTCTCGAATGACCCGCTGCTGCAGGGCCGTCTGTTCTCCTATACGGATACACAGCTGATCCGTCTCGGCGGGCCGAATTTCCATGAACTGCCCATCAACCGTCCGGTCTGTCCGTTCCACAACAACCAGCGGGATGGCTACGGCCGTCAGACCATCAATACAGGACAGGTCGCCTACCACAAAAACTCGATGGCGGATAACACACCTTCCGTATCCTCGGAAGCGGATGGCGGATATGTCCATTATCAGGAGAAGGTGGAAGGTCGGAAGGTTGCCGCACGGAGCGATTCGTTTAAAGACCATTTCTCCCAGGCGAAGCTGTTCTGGAACAGCATGAGTCTGCCGGAGAAAAAGCATATTGTCGATGCGTTCAGCTTTGAAGTCGGCAAGGTGAAAAACAAAGACGTCCGCCAGCAGGTCGTCGATATGTTCGGCAACGTAGATAACGGGCTTGCTTCTGCAGTTGCCCATGCAGTCGGTGTACACGCACCGAACGGCGATGAAGAGAGCACTGTTGAGAAAGAGTCACCTGCTCTCAGCCAGGAAAACAAAGCGAAACTTCCGGATACCCGCAAAGTCGGAATCCTGATCGGCAATGGATTCGACGACAAAGAAGTGGAGACACTTGTCGAGACGTGCCTGAACGCAGGTATGAATGTCGATCTGATCGGTGAACGGTACGGAACCGTGACCGGAGCAGGCGGCCTGGAAGCGGAAATCGATGAAACGACCCAGACGATGCACGCTGTCCTCTATGATGCAATCGTCGCTGCAGGCGGGGACGCGGAGAACCAGCAGCAGTATGAAATGGATACGGTCGACTTCCTGAACGAAGCGTACAAACACTTCAAACCGATCGCCCTTCTGTCGAAAGCACAGCCGCTCGCAGAGAAATCGAACGTCGAAATGACGGACGGTGTGGTGGCAGCCGGACAAGATGGATTCGCTGACCAATTCGTCCAGGCAGTCGCACAGCACCGCCACTGGAACCGATAAATTCAGGAGCAGCCGCCATTGCCGCGGCTGCTTTTCATCTGCCTGCAATGCTGGTAAACTGACAAGAATGACGTAAGGAAAGTGGTGGGCGAAATGCCGCAGAACAGAAGCAGACGGAAGACGAAAGGGAGCCTGTCCGCATTAGTCATCGCTGTCATCCTGGCCGGTGCCTATTATTTGTTCGGCCCGGCGGAAGAGACGGCTCCGACCAGGGAAGGGCTGATCCCAGTTGAGCTTATCAAAACCATTGACGGTGATACGATCATAATCGAGTACGAAGGCAAAGAGCAGAACGTGCGCTATCTGCTGATCGACACGCCGGAGACGAACCATCCGCGTCTCGGAAAGCAGCCGTTCGGCGAAGAGGCGAAACGGCGGAATCAGGAGATCCTCAATAGCGGCAGATTGGAAATCGAGTTCGACGTCGGACCGAAGTATGACAAATACAACCGGCTGCTCGCCTATATCTACATAGACGGAGAGAGTGTGCAGGAGAAACTGCTGGAAGAGGGTCTTGCGCGTGTGGCGTATGTGTACCCACCGAACACCGGTCATCTCGATGAGTATGAGAGGAAGCAAGCTGAAGCGAAAAAGAAGGGGATCGGTATCTGGACGCTTGAGGACTATGCGACCGACCGCGGTTTTGACAGTACTGCCTATCCGGAGGGGAAAGGAGCATCGTCAGCGCCAAAGCCGTCTTCAGCAAAAGATAAGGCTAAAGAGACATTCGCGAACTGCACCAAATTGCGTAAAGTGTACCCGGATGGTGTGAAGAAAGGCCATCCCGCGTATGCGGATCGGCTGGACGGCGACAAAGACGGCGTCGCTTGTGAACAGCGATGAAATCGATGCGTGCTTGACAATCCGATTTTGCGTGGTAAGATTTCAATAACATTCGTTCCGATATATTATGAATAGTGATCAAAGTGATGATGCAGTAGCACATCCGGGTATGCAGAAGACAGAGACTGGACGGTCGGTGGGAGTCCAGGCAGCCGGATTGTGAAGTACGTCATCGGTTGTACAGCTTTGAGACCAATGAAGCGGACGGGCCCTGGCTGCCTGTCAATCTGGGTGGTACCGCGGAGAACTCCTTCGTCCCTGTTTATGGGGACGAATGGAGTTTTTTGCATTTGCCGAGGAGGGCACGACATGGACCACATCCAGCCAGTTATCAAACCATCATTCACAGCATCTCTATCACTCGCCGTCCTGATCATCCTGACAATCAGTGTCAGCATCATCGGGTTCGGCGCCGTGCCGCACCTCCCTATACTGGCCGCCATCCTTCTGCTCATCGGATACGGCCTGTTCAGGAAAGTCCCGTACCGCACGCTGCAGGAAGGGATGACCGAAGGTGCCGGTGCCGGTATGGGCGCAGTGTTCCTGTTCTTTTTCATCGGCATGCTGATCAGCAGCTGGATGATGAGCGGGACGATCCCGAGTCTCATCAATGCGGGGTTCCAGCTCATTACACCTACGTACTTCTATGCGATCGCCTTCACGGTCACAGCGATCATCGGTATCTCCATCGGCAGCTCGCTGACAACCGTGGCGACCGTCGGCGTTGCACTGCTCAGTATGGCTGGTGTGCTCGGTCTGTCGCCTGCGATCGCAGCTGGAGCCATCGTTTCCGGAGCGTTCTTCGGGGACAAAATGTCGCCGCTTTCGGATACGACCAATCTGGCGTCTTCGCTCGTCGGAGTCGACCTGTTCGCCCATATCCGCAATATGATGTGGACGACCGTGCCGGCATTCGTGCTGTCGTTCATCATCTTCGCCATCCTGTCGCCCGCTGCGGACGGAGCGAAGATGGATACGATCCACTCGTTCCGGGAGGCGCTGATCGAGACAGGACTCGTCCATTGGGTCTCGTTCGTGCCGCTCGTACTTCTGATCGCCCTGACACTGATGAAAGTCCCTGCACTGCTGACGCTTGCTGGCAGCACAGCTTCGGCAGTCGCGGTCGGCTGCGGGCTGCATCCGTACAGCGCATCCGAGGTGTTCGGCATCCTGTTCGGCGGGTTCGTCTCGGAAACGGGCGTGGAGGCGGTGGACAGCCTGCTGACCCGGGGAGGGATCAGCAGCATGTTCTTCACGATCACTCTGGTGGTACTGGCTCTTACGATGGGCGGCTTGCTGTTCAAGCTCGGGATCGTCCAGACGCTGCTTGCACGAGTGGAGCAGTCGCTCCGGACAGCGGGCTCCGTCATCGGGGCATCCGCCGCCACCGCTGTCAGCATCAACGTCCTGATCGGTGAACAGTACTTATCCATCCTGCTGACCGGCCAGGCGTTCCAGGGGCAGTTCAAAAAGCTCGGACTCGCCAGCAAAAATCTGAGCCGCGTCATGGAGGATGCCGGGACGGTCGTCAATCCGCTGGTCCCATGGAGTGTCTGCGGGATCTTCATCGCCGATGTACTCGGCGTCCCGGTCGCAGACTATTTCGGTTTCGCGCTGTTCTGCCTGTTCTCTCCCGTACTGACGATCCTGTTCAGCCTGACAGGCAAGACTCTCACATATGATAGAGAATCCGCATGAAAAAACAGCGGTCCGTCTCGATGACGGACCGCTGTTTTCAATTATCCAATGAGAACTTCTCTTTGTAATTGGTGGCTTCCTTCAGCGCACGCTCTTCTTCCGGAATCCGGACGGACATCATCCAGATGTTCAGCAGTGTGAAGAGGATGGCCGTGATCCAGGCACCGAATATCAGCGGCAGAACCAAGATCTCCGTTGCGACGATAACATAATTCGGATGGCGGATGAAGCGGTAAGGGCCTCTCATCACAACATCCGCACCGGGAAGTATGATGATCTTCGTATTCCAATACTTGCCGAGGGATGCCAGGCACCAGATCCTCAGCACTTGCGTAAGCAGGAAGACGGCGAGCAGCAGCCCCCAGACCGGCGAGAGCGGCGGCTTCCGGATGAGCACTTCAAGCAGCAGGGAGACGAAGAACGCTGTGTGCAGCAGGACGATCGCCGGATAATGACGTGCACCAACTTCATACGCCCCCTGCGCTTTCATCCTCTTTTCGTTGCTCTTGGCAACAGCCAGTTCAGCGAGACGCTGACAGACGACGATCAAAAACAGGATCCAGAACAGCAATCAGTCCACCTCATTCCCATTTCAGCAGCTGGAGTTCCCCGGAAAACCCGGGACCGAGCGCTGCCAGCACACCGTATTCGCCGGCCGCAGGTCCGGTTTCCATGAACCGCTTCAAGACATACAGCACAGTAGGGGAGGACATGTTGCCGTTCATGCGCAGGACATCCCTCGAAATGGCCGTCATGGAACTGTCGAAATGCAGGGCATCTTCATACGCCTTCAGCACCTTCTTGCCGCCTGGATGGGCGACGAAATGTGAGATGTCCTGATCATTCAGCCCATGACCTGCCAAAAACTGATGGACGAACGGCCCGAGCCATTCAGTGATGATTGTTGGAATGCTTTTCGAAAAAACGACATACAGGCCGTTGTTCTTCACATCCCAGCCCATGACCTCCTCGGAATCCGGCATCAGCTTGGACGTTGTCCCGATGATGGAAGGGCGAACCCGGTCCGTTGACAAGGCCGAATCATCACCCGCAATAAGTGCACAGGCGACGCCGTCCGAGAACAAGGAGACGCCGACCAGGTTGCTCTTCGAATAGTCGTCTTTCTGGAACGTCAGACTGCACAGTTCGATCGCCAGGACGAGCACGTTCGCCTTCGGATAGGCACGGCAGTACTCGTGGGCGCGGCTGAGCCCCGCTGCACCCCCGGCACAACCGAGCCCCCACAGCGGAATCCGCTTGACGTCATCGCGGAAAGGCAGCTTGTTCATGATGCGTGCTTCGATGCTCGGTGTCGCGATACCCGTACTGGAAACGAAGATGATGGCATCGATATCTTCGTAGGAGACGGGGTGATCCAGAAAACTTGAATGCAGGCAGTCCGTAACTGCCAATGTGCCGTATTCTACAGCTTTCGATATGTACAGATCGTTGCGCTCTTCAAAGTCATGCGGTCTTCCATACCAATCGAGCGGCATGCAGACATTCCGCTGTTCGATATCACCGTTCTGGAACACATTCAAAAGCCGTTCGATATCCTTGAAACGGCCGCTGAATACGGACCGTGACAGCTCGACGGCTTCTTCCTGCTTCACCAGATTCGGCGGAAGGTGAGTGCTTACCGATAAAATCTGTGGCATTTAAAATCCTCCTAACGTCTTTAAGTTACTTATTTCCTATTTAGCATCTTTGCAAACGCGGTTAGACAAGATATGTGATAGCCGGGACGGAAATCTGTACAATGAAGACAGACTGCAGCAGTGCTGCCGGATATGCGGCGCGCACTTGGCTGAACGAGGAGGAATTCAGGATGAAACTGATCGAAACGAACAATCAGCTTGTACAGCAGGCGAAATCCGTGAAGCCGGTATGGTCGGGAACCAACGGCAAGATATTGAATATCCAGCTGCGCAAAGGTGAGGAGGTCGCCGAGCATGATGCGGATATGGAAGTGCTAATCATCGTCAGGAAAGGGACCGTCCGCTTCACAGTGGAAGGCGAACCGGTCTCCGTCACTGCCGAAACCGTTCTGCACATGGCGCCGTTTGAGAAACACAGCCTGTATGCCGAGACGGACGCGGATGTATGTGTTGTCCAGATTGCACCGTAACGCGTTAACTATATGCAGGCAGGCAGGTCGCTATGTCTATCAGGAATCAATCAGGTAGCCTGCTGGGCGATCAATCTTTCGAGACTGCTCAGGAATGCCTCATTCTGCTCGGCCGTTCTCTTTTTCGGTCCTTTCAGCCGCCCACCGGCCTGTCTGACCTTTTGCGCGGTGTGCCGGGCGAACAGCAGCTGGTCGATGTTGTCATCCGTATACCATCTGCCGTTCTGATCGATCGGCCTGCCGCGTTTTGCAAGTGCCATGGCGGCAAGACCATAATCCTGGGTGACGATGATATCACCCGGCTGGATCCGGTTGACAAGGACGAAATCCACAGCATCTGCACCCTTGGAGACGACAAGTGTATCCGCGCCTTCACGTTCCATCTGATGGGCGGTATCGCAAATGAGCAGGCAGGGGATCCCGTGCTGCCTGGCAGTTTGTACAGTTAGATCGACGACGGGACAGCCGTCGGCATCGACTAATATGTTCATCTGATCACCTCTTCTGATATTCAGCGTACCACAATCCTCTCAGCGAATTCATCCGCCTGCAAAATGTTTTGAATATACCTGGCGGGGGAATACTGAGTTACCGAAGTGTTTCAGATGGAAGGGAGATGAATTGCAGTGG comes from Sporosarcina trichiuri and encodes:
- a CDS encoding isoprenylcysteine carboxyl methyltransferase family protein; protein product: MLFWILFLIVVCQRLAELAVAKSNEKRMKAQGAYEVGARHYPAIVLLHTAFFVSLLLEVLIRKPPLSPVWGLLLAVFLLTQVLRIWCLASLGKYWNTKIIILPGADVVMRGPYRFIRHPNYVIVATEILVLPLIFGAWITAILFTLLNIWMMSVRIPEEERALKEATNYKEKFSLDN
- a CDS encoding fluoride efflux transporter FluC — translated: MTAADILAVSAGAFFGAMLRFAVSKKLNQDAHAPVGTLAVNLFGCLLIGFVMRLQLPGPITFFLVSGFAGSLTTFSTWIKEGIGMMRLGKYGRSILYLAGSVLFGLLFTAAGYVTGGFFTG
- a CDS encoding type III polyketide synthase — encoded protein: MPQILSVSTHLPPNLVKQEEAVELSRSVFSGRFKDIERLLNVFQNGDIEQRNVCMPLDWYGRPHDFEERNDLYISKAVEYGTLAVTDCLHSSFLDHPVSYEDIDAIIFVSSTGIATPSIEARIMNKLPFRDDVKRIPLWGLGCAGGAAGLSRAHEYCRAYPKANVLVLAIELCSLTFQKDDYSKSNLVGVSLFSDGVACALIAGDDSALSTDRVRPSIIGTTSKLMPDSEEVMGWDVKNNGLYVVFSKSIPTIITEWLGPFVHQFLAGHGLNDQDISHFVAHPGGKKVLKAYEDALHFDSSMTAISRDVLRMNGNMSSPTVLYVLKRFMETGPAAGEYGVLAALGPGFSGELQLLKWE
- the nhaC gene encoding Na+/H+ antiporter NhaC; the protein is MDHIQPVIKPSFTASLSLAVLIILTISVSIIGFGAVPHLPILAAILLLIGYGLFRKVPYRTLQEGMTEGAGAGMGAVFLFFFIGMLISSWMMSGTIPSLINAGFQLITPTYFYAIAFTVTAIIGISIGSSLTTVATVGVALLSMAGVLGLSPAIAAGAIVSGAFFGDKMSPLSDTTNLASSLVGVDLFAHIRNMMWTTVPAFVLSFIIFAILSPAADGAKMDTIHSFREALIETGLVHWVSFVPLVLLIALTLMKVPALLTLAGSTASAVAVGCGLHPYSASEVFGILFGGFVSETGVEAVDSLLTRGGISSMFFTITLVVLALTMGGLLFKLGIVQTLLARVEQSLRTAGSVIGASAATAVSINVLIGEQYLSILLTGQAFQGQFKKLGLASKNLSRVMEDAGTVVNPLVPWSVCGIFIADVLGVPVADYFGFALFCLFSPVLTILFSLTGKTLTYDRESA
- a CDS encoding cupin domain-containing protein, which translates into the protein MKLIETNNQLVQQAKSVKPVWSGTNGKILNIQLRKGEEVAEHDADMEVLIIVRKGTVRFTVEGEPVSVTAETVLHMAPFEKHSLYAETDADVCVVQIAP
- a CDS encoding YaiI/YqxD family protein: MNILVDADGCPVVDLTVQTARQHGIPCLLICDTAHQMEREGADTLVVSKGADAVDFVLVNRIQPGDIIVTQDYGLAAMALAKRGRPIDQNGRWYTDDNIDQLLFARHTAQKVRQAGGRLKGPKKRTAEQNEAFLSSLERLIAQQAT
- a CDS encoding thermonuclease family protein gives rise to the protein MGEMPQNRSRRKTKGSLSALVIAVILAGAYYLFGPAEETAPTREGLIPVELIKTIDGDTIIIEYEGKEQNVRYLLIDTPETNHPRLGKQPFGEEAKRRNQEILNSGRLEIEFDVGPKYDKYNRLLAYIYIDGESVQEKLLEEGLARVAYVYPPNTGHLDEYERKQAEAKKKGIGIWTLEDYATDRGFDSTAYPEGKGASSAPKPSSAKDKAKETFANCTKLRKVYPDGVKKGHPAYADRLDGDKDGVACEQR
- a CDS encoding catalase, giving the protein MQNEKHRQLETFRSNDHNKSMTTNQGLKVSEDEHSLKAGDRGPTLMEDFHFREKMTHFDHERIPERVVHARGYAAHGEFELYESMSEYTKAGFLQTPGKKTPVFTRFSTVAGSRGSAETVRDVRGFAVKFYTEEGNYDLVGNNMPVFFIQDAIKFPDLVHAVKPEPHNEMPQAASAHDTFWDFVANNQESAHMIMWHMSDRAIPRSFRMMEGFGVHTFRFINAEGKSHFVKFHWKPKLGVHSLVWDEAQKVSGKDPDFHRRDLWESIENGDYPEWELGVQIVPEEDEFNFEFDILDPTKIWPEEDVPVKLIGKMTLNRNVDNVFAETEQVAFHPGHVVPGIDFSNDPLLQGRLFSYTDTQLIRLGGPNFHELPINRPVCPFHNNQRDGYGRQTINTGQVAYHKNSMADNTPSVSSEADGGYVHYQEKVEGRKVAARSDSFKDHFSQAKLFWNSMSLPEKKHIVDAFSFEVGKVKNKDVRQQVVDMFGNVDNGLASAVAHAVGVHAPNGDEESTVEKESPALSQENKAKLPDTRKVGILIGNGFDDKEVETLVETCLNAGMNVDLIGERYGTVTGAGGLEAEIDETTQTMHAVLYDAIVAAGGDAENQQQYEMDTVDFLNEAYKHFKPIALLSKAQPLAEKSNVEMTDGVVAAGQDGFADQFVQAVAQHRHWNR